In the Candida orthopsilosis Co 90-125, chromosome 7 draft sequence genome, GTACTCGAGGAATGTTGTGAATTTTTGTCAACTTGTTCTGCCTCGCCtatttgcaattttgtAGTTGCATTTGCATTTGCGTCCTCATCGCTCACAGCTTTGCGACCCACAACTTCGTGTTGTGCCGAGGAGGTATCCGAATTAGTGTGGCTACTCATCACGTCACCTGATATGTTGCAATTTCTATGAcagaaaaataaattaatacacaaaagatttggaatttaGCTAGCTGTTGTGATGTATTATTATTTCCTAGGGGTCTGGTTGCAAATATAAATTATGCATGAAGTGGTTGCAAATGAGCTGTAATCTGTATTTATGGATTGCTGgtgataaatttgaatgaagagGGTTGAGGTTGTCTTTTATAAAAAAAGGGAtccacaattttttttcctccGACTCCTCTGTTGTCATGCGGCGTGGATGCGAATAAGCGCAAAAGACTCATAATATTCCCGTAGCAAgtattttgcaaaaacGGGACTGCTCTTCCGGTGGGAGAGCTAGTAGTAACTCGGTCTGGGTTTAAGGTTTGTTGCGTTTGTCAAGGTTTGAACTCAATAGGCTGCTCAACAAAAGGCAATGATTCAGGAAAAGGATTTTAAAATGTTACTAGAAGCTGTCTACATTACGCAGTCTAACTCTACACCACACATAATTGGCTTTACCATACGGCTTGAGAAGTATAAAGAATCGTCAAGATTAAATGTGAAGCGCGTTCATTGATGACTCTTAATTATAAAATAGGTAACAAGCGGCAAAAATCACCTTGTCGATTCAACAAGGGTTCAAACTCCACTTTGGTAAATTGCAACGAACTTTTGTCGAAGCGCCAAAGAATCAGACCACTCTCTAGGGCACGGCATCATATAGAATAAGCAAATCTGTTGATTTGGTAAAGCTGTGAAGCGCTTTCAAACTTTATTATAAGATGCAAGATCTATAGTGAGATATTATATTTTCATATTGAGTCAATTATAAATTACCCAAATAGGTATTGCCATTCGGCGGCGCCGACGGCAGCTCtcaagaaaaagttttttgaGAGGCGGTCATTCATTTTTTCAGTTTTGTGTTAAATTACAATAAATTAAAGGTTTACGtgtaattttgaataaagaGAGAGGAATCGGTAAATGTAAAGCATCTACAAATGATGGGATAAAAGAAAGGGGAATAATTAGCTCCAATAAGTAGTAGAAGAGGTGCAAGCGGAGTAAATTTGAGGGAGGTAGAAGCCAGTGTTAGTCTATCGTCAAGAATATCACAGCCATGTTGTTTctaattcaaattggtttAAGAAGGGATGCGTTTAATTTCGTGTATTCTCCAATTCTTGTAATTAGAAACAATGCAGCTAAAATGTTGATGTCACCAATTCATTGTTCAGACTGAGCCGGCTTATTGGCTGATCGTTGGGATCTATATATAAGTTGAATTGTCTGGGCAAATGATGCCATTGTTTACATTAAAATAACACGTAAGTTTCTcctcaaatcaaaatttagACTAAAACCATATCCGTTTCATCTATTGTTATTCTTTATTGCGAGAAAACTCTCCTCACTCTGAACAGCAAATGAGAATTAGTATTGTAAAAACGTCATGCGACTGACATCCGCAATAGACACCACCTTTCCGCTATTGTTTAGCAAATATCTGCTGTGATCAATGTGCTAACTATATGGCTTCAGAATTTTAGTCTTGGAAAGCGGGGGTGGAAATACAGAAAACGTGTTGTCGGCGGCGGTCtaatttaaattgtttaccaattttgaacaatataCATGGTAGCAACCGGCTCATCCCCAATTTGGATAAAAAAGTTTTCATTGGCTGGAAATGACCGCTCCCCTTTCCCTTtaagtaaaaaaaaaaaaactaaGGCCCGATCAAAACCAGTTCCCATCAAAAGCGTttaacaaaaaattttgttatATAAATCAGTTGTATTtcccttcttcttccttcaATAAAAGCTATaccttttttattttacaTTTTGCTATCTAGAATCTTATCCATTTATATTTATCCCATAGACTTGTATTTTCCTTCACTTGAACCACACTTCGCAACTATAAACTACAGCCACAATACGCAATGCTTTTAAATCCATCAAATATTATCGACAGGAATAACTCTTCCAACAGCAACACTGTTCCAACTACACAGCATATTTCATGTTCAGCCGTTGCATCTAGCACGCCCAGGTCATTCCCATACTCCCAGCCTGCTGAATTAACATTATCGATGGATCACGGTCATGAAATAAATGGAACCACTATCGACAATATTGACAAGTCATCCAGCTTTTACGAACTTATAATGGACTTGAAAAAACTCCTTGCCGGTAAAGGATTGTCTTCAGAAGACATAGACGTAAATAAGGTCAGAGAGCTAATGGAGAATTACAAATCCTCAGATATTGATTGGTCCCACTTGGCACTTCATGATGAAACAAGAAACTACTCAAGGAATGGTATCATCAACTTGAACGGTAATGCTAACTTGTTAATACTTGTATGGTCGCCAGGTAAGTCAAGTGCTATTCATGATCACGCCAACGCTCATTGTTGTATGAAAATTCTAAAAGGTGAGCTCAGAGAATCATTGTATGATATCCCAGAACGCACTGGAGAACAATTAAGATGCAAAAAGGAAACCCCATTGTATCGTGATGAAGTTGGGTATATTTCCGACTCAATTGGTCTTCATAAAATTACAAACCcattgaaagatgaaattaGTGTTTCCCTTCATCTTTACACTCCTCCATATGCAGCATTGTATGGTTGTAGTATGTACGAAGCTTCAAATGGTAGAAAGCATCATGTTGACATGTCCAAATACTACAGTTGGCAAGGAGAGTTGGTCAACGAATCACATTCCCTGACTTGCTAGTTACCTTGTATACATTTTATAGTATAGCTTTTACAATTGTATTTATTTAAATATTACCAGCCTTCATTTGTAAAGCACCTAAAATAGTCTCAGAAAATCTGAGCCACCTTCGTATGGCACTTGCAACCAGTTCTTTTCGTCATATTCGGCAACACCATCAATAACATGGAACGCATAAGCATATCTTGATTTATCACTCTTGTTCTTTTCCAGCTTATGAAGTACAGAGTTGtgaatcaatatcaaagatCCTGCTTTGCATGGCACCATCTTGTACTCCCCTTCAACTGGTTTCTCCTCTTgcaattgttcaaatgtACAACCCAGATTTAGTCCATCTTTTCTCACAAATCTTTTGGAAACAGGGTAAGTCTTGTGAGTACCTGGTATATACGACAAGCAACCATTTTCTTCAGTGCAATCCTCTAAAGCTATCCAAAATCCAATTGCAGTCTGTGGTTTTGTAAATAAGAAAGTGGCGTCATTATGCGGAGGTACAGCATTATCACGTTCGGTACTTTTGTTCCCCACAGGTTGCTTGAAAATGCACATACTTTGCAACACTTGTGGCTCAGTAAGTTTCAAATCATGGGCAATATCCTTCACCTTGTCATCAAATGTGATCTGTTTAAATAATGGGTCTTCAATATGAAGACCATGTCCTATTTTATTTATCGATTTCGATAATTCAATTGTCAAATTACCGTCTTGATCAAATGCATCAGTATCAAAAAAATACGATATTTTATCTGCTGATTCGTAAAAATATCGGTCACCGATATGATCATCATCGGAAGTCTTGAAAGTAGTCTTGGGGTGGTTTGATAAATCACATTGTGCGAGGAGTTGTTTTGACTGAGTTAAAAGTTTTGATGTTTGTTCAGGGGTTAAAAAATCCTCAATACATAGCATTCCCTCGGTACTGAACGTGTCTATTTGAGATTGGGTGAGGCTTCTCATGTTGGTTGAATTGGTAACAAGTGGTCAATTTCGATTCTTATCAGCGGATATTTTGATCGGTTATTGGCAGTTGGTTATATGCAGTACGTCAAACAGTCAGGCGTTATTACATTAAAGAAGTCACTCGAAACGTAAAGAGGACAGGTGTAGTTAGTGAAGTCTGGTGTTTAATTGCAGCTTCCTTCCTGTGCACTGAAACTTCTTGCATCTGGAAAGCTCTTGTGAGTAGAGACGTTTCCCAGGACTCAATTTGGAACAAAGGTCGGTATTACTCCATATCCTATAATTGGATGTTTCTGGAGGTTAGCATATAGCTAAATATGTTTACCAAGTATTCGGTTGTTATCGTCACTTCTGTCCAATTGGGGTTGTCAGTGACAGGACCAATTTCTTGTATAGGACCTT is a window encoding:
- a CDS encoding Cdg1 cysteine dioxygenases; amino-acid sequence: MLLNPSNIIDRNNSSNSNTVPTTQHISCSAVASSTPRSFPYSQPAELTLSMDHGHEINGTTIDNIDKSSSFYELIMDLKKLLAGKGLSSEDIDVNKVRELMENYKSSDIDWSHLALHDETRNYSRNGIINLNGNANLLILVWSPGKSSAIHDHANAHCCMKILKGELRESLYDIPERTGEQLRCKKETPLYRDEVGYISDSIGLHKITNPLKDEISVSLHLYTPPYAALYGCSMYEASNGRKHHVDMSKYYSWQGELVNESHSSTC
- a CDS encoding phytanoyl-CoA dioxygenase family protein, yielding MRSLTQSQIDTFSTEGMLCIEDFLTPEQTSKLLTQSKQLLAQCDLSNHPKTTFKTSDDDHIGDRYFYESADKISYFFDTDAFDQDGNLTIELSKSINKIGHGLHIEDPLFKQITFDDKVKDIAHDLKLTEPQVLQSMCIFKQPVGNKSTERDNAVPPHNDATFLFTKPQTAIGFWIALEDCTEENGCLSYIPGTHKTYPVSKRFVRKDGLNSGCTFEQLQEEKPVEGEYKMVPCKAGSLILIHNSVLHKSEKNKSDKSRYAYAFHVIDGVAEYDEKNWLQVPYEGGSDFSRLF